The Stigmatella ashevillena genomic sequence CCCCACGCGTCAGATCCACGATGCCGGTGCGGTGGCCGAAGCCCGCCAGGGTGGCCAGGAGTCCACCGCAGAAGAGTTCGACGTCGTCGGGGTGGGGACCAAAGGCGAGGGCTTCGAGGCCATAGGTGGGCTCAGCCGTGCTCATGGTTTCAGATCCTTTAGATCTCCCGAGAAGGGAGCGCAGGCATCGAGGACGAGCTGGGTGAAGGCCCGGCTCCCGAAGCGGCACGCGTAGTACGGCAGTCCGTGGGTGCGCTCCTGAGGAGCTCCGGCGGGGAAGAGATGGGCCCGGAGGCGCTCCACGCGCTCGAGGGTCACCTGATCGCGTTGGGCGATGGCGCGGCCGTATCGCGCCACGAGGCGGGAGATGCCTCCGCGAACGGTCTTGTCCGTGCGGGAGAGGGCCCGGGCAAAGCCCGGTTCGAAGGCGGCTGTACGCTCGCTGAGACGGGCAAGCTCGGAGGCGAAAGCGCTCACGAGGCGGGCCTCGATGGCCTCGGGCGGCTCGAAGCCTTCCCCGGTCTTTTGGGCGGCGAGACGGGCCAGCACCTCGTCACGTGGGGCGGCCGCGTCCTCCGGGGATAGACCGAGCGTGTCGAGAAGACGGCGCACGCGGTCGTCAATCACCCGGAACCGGGCGCGCGGGACGATGAGGGGCATCGGCAGCGCCATGTGCGCGTAGAGGGGCGCGAGCTGCGCGAAATAGGCGATTTCTCCCGGTCCGCCGACGTAGGCCGCCGTGGGAAGCCAGGTGTCCTGGAGGAGTGGGCGCAAGAGGGCCGAGGTCGTGAAGCGGAGCGGCTCGCGCTCGAGCCAGGAGAGGAGCTCGGCCGTGGTCACGGAGGCGTCTTCCGGGTGGCCCACGAGGTGCCATGTGCCTGGGGGGGAGGCGGGTTCGAGGCGGTAACGCGCGCCCTCGGGACCGTTGGGCGAGAAGAAACTGAGGGGAGCGCCTGGGCGGATGTGTACCTGTTCGGAGAAACCCGCCGAGGAGAGCGCATCGCCCCGCTCGGCGAGTCCATGGGCGATGGCCGAAGCCTCCTCGAGAGACCGGCGGTGCAGCGGCGCGGCGAGGGGGGCGAGGCGCGGGTCGCTGGGATCGAGGAACACGAGCCCCTCGTCCGCGAAGAGGGTGGAGAGAACCTCGGCGAAGGCATCCGCCATCGTCGCCTCGGGGCGGTAGGCGCGCTCGAGCAGCTCCAGGTGCTCACCCGCGTGGGGCTGACTGCCCAACTCGGCATGCAGCATGGCAAGGGCATGGGGGATGCTCTCGCCAAGAGCGCAGTGGGCGACCGGGGTGCGCGAGGTCGCCGCACCGGGCATGTCGAGGGCCACGCGCAGGGCCTCGCCCGAGGCCCTTGGGACGAAGGAATGGTTGATCTCCGGCAGGTCATGGTCCTCTGTCTGAAGCCAGAAGACGGGGACGCACGGTCGGCCCGTCTCTTCGGAGAGGGCCCGGGCGGCGACGATGGCGGAGGCGGCCTTGTAGACCGTGAAGAGGGGCCCGAGGAACAGCCCCACCTGCTGCCCGGTCACCACGGCCGTCGTGCCGGGACGGGCAAGCAGTTCCAGGTTTCGCTCGCGGGCGGGGCTCGGCGCGAGACGCGCGTGACGGGCCACCAGCGCCGCATGGAGCGCTGGGGCGACGGTGCGCGAGGCCGCGGCGGTTACGGCCTCGGCGCGGGCAGCCCGGTGCCGGAAACGGTCGGGGAGAAACTCGAGTGCGCGAGGATCACCGCGCATCCAGGATGCGGAGAAAGAAGAGGCCACGGGCGCGGTGATAACAAGTCCGGTGCGCTGGAGCGACCAGAAGGAGCCCCGCGCCCGGTGGGCTGGGTTCTGTTAGGGTCCGCGCCGATGCGAACCTGGGTCATCTTCGGAGTGGCAGTGGCCATGAGCCTTGGATTCTCCTCGGGGGCCCTTGGGCAACCCTCCCGGCAACCCCATGCGGGGGAGATTGCCTTGGGCATCCGGCACCTCGGTATGACGGGGAGTGTGCTTTATGTGGCTGCCCACCCCGACGATGAGAACACGCGGCTGCTGGCATGGTTGGCGGGGGGGCGGGGTTTGCGGGCCGGTTATCTCTCGATGACGCGCGGGGACGGAGGGCAGAACCTCATCGGGGCGGAGCAGGACGAACTGCTGGGGCTCATTCGCACGAACGAGCTTCTCGCGGCGCGCCGCGTCGATGGCGCTGAGCAGATGTTCACGCGAGCGAGAGACTTCGGCTATTCGAAGAGCGCGGACGAGACGTTGCGCATCTGGGGTCATGACGCGGTGTTGGCCGACGTCGTGCTCGCCATCCGCCGCTTCCAACCGGATGTGATTGTGACGCGCTTCACCACGAAGCCGCCCAACCATGGGCACCATACCGCCTCGGCACTCTTGGCCGAGGAGGCTTTCGCGGCCGCGGCCGATCCCTCGCGATTCCCCGAGCAGCTTGGGGCGCTGAAGCCGTGGAAGACAGATCGGCTCTTGAACAACGTCTCGAGTTGGAGCCTGAAGCCCGATGCGGACATGTCTGCCTATCTCAAGGCCGATGTCGGCGGTTACGAGCCACTCTTGGGACGTTCGTGGGGAGAAGTCGCGGCGGAGAGCCGCAGCCAGCACAAGAGTCAGGGCTTCGGGGTGGCAGCCGAGCGCGGGACCCTGCTGGAGTACTTCGCTCCCCTTGCGGGAACGCGCCCGAAGTCTGATCTCTTCGAGGGACTCGATCTCACGTGGCGGAGGTGGAAGGGCACGGAGAAGGTCCTCCAGGCCATCGACGCGGCGTCGAGTGGGTTCGATCCCCGCGCGCCCCACCTGAGCCTCCCTGCGCTCTTGCGCGTGCACGAGGCGCTCTCGGCCCTTCCCGAAGACAACCCATGGAAAGCCATCAAGCTACAGGAGACCGAGGCGCTCATGAGCGCTTGCGCGGGCTTGTTCCTTGAGGTGCGTGCGACGGAGGAGTCAGCCGTTCCAGGCAGCCAGGTGACGCTGAAGCTGATGGCATTGAACCGCTCGTCGGCCGCGCTCCGGCTGGTGAGTGTGATGCTTCCGGGCGGCGAGTCCGTAGGTGTGAACTCGGCTCTGTCTGATGACAAGCCTTTCGCGCTCTCCAGCCAGGTGAAGATCCCGGCGGACGCGCGGATCTCGACGCCCTATTGGCTCCGGAAGCCCGTTGCGGGTGGCCTCTACACGTTGGAGGAGCAAGACCGCGCGCTCACCGGTCGGCCCGAAGGGGAGCCTGCCCTGGCGGTGACCTTTGTCTATGAGATCGGGGGCAAGCGCTTCACCGTGGTCCGTCCGGTGGTCTTCGTTTGGACGGATCCCGTGCGAGGTGAACTCTACCGCGCCTTCGAGATCGCTCCGGCCGTCACGGCGACACTCGGGCGGGACGTTCTCATGTTCCCCAATGGCACACCCCAAACCGTCCCTGTGGTGTTGGCCGCGGGCCAGGCCGATGCCGCTGGCAAGGTCCGGATCGAGGTGCCGCCAGGCTGGCGCGCCGAGCCCTCCGAGGTGCCTTTCCAACTCGCCGCGCGAGGGGACGAGCGCACGGTCCTCTTTCAGCTCACGCCTCCCAAGAGCGCGAGTGAGAAGGCCCGGCTGCGCGTCGTCGTCGACAGCGGTGGCCGTGCCGAATCATGGCGTGTCCGCACGGTGAGGCATGAGCACATCCCACCGCAGTCGGTGCGCCAGCCTTCCGAGGCAGTCCTGGTTCCGGTGACTCTCGCCACGAAGGTGCGGCGGGTGGGCTACATCCCCGGGCCAGGGGATCGGGTGGCCGAGAGCCTTGCCGCCACCGGGTACGAAGTGACAGTGCTTCCCGAGGAACGTCTGGCTTCCGAGAAGCTGGAGCGCTTCGAAGCCATTCTGGTCGGTGTGCGTGCCTTCAACGCCAACCCGCGTCTCGCCCTCCACCGCGAGCGGCTCTTGCGGTACGTGGAAGGAGGAGGGCGGTTGGTCGTCCAGTACAACACCAACAGCCGAGTGGGGCCGCTCACCGCCTTTATCGGGCCCTACCCTCTGGAGATCGGGCGCGAGCGGGTGACGGATGAGACCGCGGCGATGACGCCCGTGGAACCCCGGGATCCGCTCCTGAATACCCCCAACCGCTTGGGGCCCGCCGACTTCGAGGGCTGGGTCCAGGAGCGCGGGCTCTACTTCGCCTCGACATGGGACAAGCACTATCAGCCCGTGTTCTCCATGCAGGACCCGGGTGAAGAGCCGCTCCAGGGCGGACTGCTCGTGGCCCGCCATGGCAAGGGAACCTTCATCTACACGGGCATCGCGTTCTTCCGTCAGCTTCCCGCGGGCGTGCCCGGTGCCTATCGCCTGCTTGCGAACCTCCTCGCCCGATGACAACCCCTCCGAAGCCCCCTGAGTCGGCCGGTGCCCCGGCACCTCGGCCCGAACTCGACGACACGCCGCCCCTGCTCGGGTCCTGGCGCAACATCTACCTCTTGGTGCTGGGCAACCTTGCCCTGCTCATCGCCCTGTTCTGGGCGCTTACCCGGGCCTATTCGTGACATTGCTCGACTGGTTGGTCCTCATCGGGACGACGGCATTCATCGTGGGCTGGGGGCTCTGGCGGACGCGCGGCGAGAGCAGCACCACGGAGGGCTTTCTGCGCGGTGGCCACGAGATGCGCTGGCCCACCATCGGCCTGTCCGTCATGGCCACGCAGGCGAGCGCCATCACCTTCCTCTCCGTTCCAGGCCAGGCCTACGAGGACGGGATGCGCTTCGTGCAGTTCTACTTCGGCCTGCCGATTGCGATGGT encodes the following:
- the bshC gene encoding bacillithiol biosynthesis cysteine-adding enzyme BshC, whose amino-acid sequence is MASSFSASWMRGDPRALEFLPDRFRHRAARAEAVTAAASRTVAPALHAALVARHARLAPSPARERNLELLARPGTTAVVTGQQVGLFLGPLFTVYKAASAIVAARALSEETGRPCVPVFWLQTEDHDLPEINHSFVPRASGEALRVALDMPGAATSRTPVAHCALGESIPHALAMLHAELGSQPHAGEHLELLERAYRPEATMADAFAEVLSTLFADEGLVFLDPSDPRLAPLAAPLHRRSLEEASAIAHGLAERGDALSSAGFSEQVHIRPGAPLSFFSPNGPEGARYRLEPASPPGTWHLVGHPEDASVTTAELLSWLEREPLRFTTSALLRPLLQDTWLPTAAYVGGPGEIAYFAQLAPLYAHMALPMPLIVPRARFRVIDDRVRRLLDTLGLSPEDAAAPRDEVLARLAAQKTGEGFEPPEAIEARLVSAFASELARLSERTAAFEPGFARALSRTDKTVRGGISRLVARYGRAIAQRDQVTLERVERLRAHLFPAGAPQERTHGLPYYACRFGSRAFTQLVLDACAPFSGDLKDLKP
- a CDS encoding PIG-L family deacetylase; translated protein: MRTWVIFGVAVAMSLGFSSGALGQPSRQPHAGEIALGIRHLGMTGSVLYVAAHPDDENTRLLAWLAGGRGLRAGYLSMTRGDGGQNLIGAEQDELLGLIRTNELLAARRVDGAEQMFTRARDFGYSKSADETLRIWGHDAVLADVVLAIRRFQPDVIVTRFTTKPPNHGHHTASALLAEEAFAAAADPSRFPEQLGALKPWKTDRLLNNVSSWSLKPDADMSAYLKADVGGYEPLLGRSWGEVAAESRSQHKSQGFGVAAERGTLLEYFAPLAGTRPKSDLFEGLDLTWRRWKGTEKVLQAIDAASSGFDPRAPHLSLPALLRVHEALSALPEDNPWKAIKLQETEALMSACAGLFLEVRATEESAVPGSQVTLKLMALNRSSAALRLVSVMLPGGESVGVNSALSDDKPFALSSQVKIPADARISTPYWLRKPVAGGLYTLEEQDRALTGRPEGEPALAVTFVYEIGGKRFTVVRPVVFVWTDPVRGELYRAFEIAPAVTATLGRDVLMFPNGTPQTVPVVLAAGQADAAGKVRIEVPPGWRAEPSEVPFQLAARGDERTVLFQLTPPKSASEKARLRVVVDSGGRAESWRVRTVRHEHIPPQSVRQPSEAVLVPVTLATKVRRVGYIPGPGDRVAESLAATGYEVTVLPEERLASEKLERFEAILVGVRAFNANPRLALHRERLLRYVEGGGRLVVQYNTNSRVGPLTAFIGPYPLEIGRERVTDETAAMTPVEPRDPLLNTPNRLGPADFEGWVQERGLYFASTWDKHYQPVFSMQDPGEEPLQGGLLVARHGKGTFIYTGIAFFRQLPAGVPGAYRLLANLLAR